The Phycisphaeraceae bacterium genomic sequence TCCGGGGAGGTTCAGGTCCACCGCGTGACGCGGGCTGCGATCCACGTACTTCCACGACAGCACCGCGATACCCAGCATGGCGAAGGGAAAGTTCACGTAAAAAATCGAACGCCATCCGAGCGTCTTAACCAGAAACGCTCCCAGCGGCGGGCCGGTCAGTGCAGCGATGCCCCACACCGCGCTGAAGAAACCCTGCACACGCGCACGCTCCTCCAGCGAGTAGATGTCTGCCAGGATCGTCAGTACGACAGGCATGATTCCGCCCGCGCCCAGCCCCTGGATGCCGCGGTACAGAATCAGCTCGTGCATGTTCCGGGAGAACGACGCCAGCACCGAACCGGCCGTGAATAACACGATCGTGAACAGGATCACCCGCTTGCGGCCAAGTTTGTCGGTTAGTCGTCCATAGAGCGGCATGGTGATGATCGACGCCAGCAGATAGATCGACGCTACCCACGCGTAATGCTCCAGCCCCTGCAGTTCTCCGATGATCGTGGGCATCGCGGTGCTCGTCACCGTTTGCTCAAGTGAAGCGAGCGACATGACCAGCATCAAGGCTGCGAGGATGTAATGCCGATCCGGATCGGATTCGTGCGCAGATGACGGGGCGGGGGCGGACTCGGTGGCGGGCTTCATACGGCAGAGATCATAAAGAGAATGCACAGCAGGACGGCAGCCGTTCGTTGCTGCCACCGACCGGTATTCAGTGATGGTACATCTCGATCATGACGACGCGGGCGCGGGACAAATCACTTGGCTTCGAGCGCTTTGTTCACCGCGCGCAAGAGCTGCTGTGGTGACGAGTTCGGGTTAAAGCCGGTGAACACCTTCACGACTTTCCCATCCTTGCCGATGACGACCGTCTGCGGGATCGCCTGAAGGTTGTACGGCTCGCTGGTGATGCCTTTTTCATCGAGCAGCACCGTGGTAGTCAGCTTCGTGTCCTTTACAAACTTGCTAACGGTGTCCCCTTCTTCCTGAGAATTGACCGCAAAGACCTTCACTCCTTTGTCTTTCATCTTTTCGTTCAACTCATCCAGATGCGGCAGCGACTGGCGGCAGGGCGGGCACCAGGTCGCCCAGAAGTCCAGGACCACCACGCTGCCCTTGAGCGCGGAAAGCTTCACCGGCTGACCGTCGAGCGACGGCAACTCAAAGTCCGGTGCATCCTTGCCCTCCAGGGCTGAGCGATCGCCGACAGAAATCTCCCGTGCATCGGCAGGCGCGGTCCAGGCAAACTGGTCTGCTTTAAGCGTCGGATCAACCGTGGTGTGCGGATAGTCGAATACGACGTTGGCCTTCTTTACGTTCGGAGCACCTTTCTCCTCAACGGACTTCTTCAGGTCGAGCGATACGCGGCGGAGCAGGTGGGTCTTTGAGTCGATCGCCACCTCGGTCAACACGCCGGCGTCGCTGACGCCTTTGAGTGTCGTATAAGCCACGCCGTCGATCACCGCGTCCGGAGCCTTTTCGACATTGACCATCGAGTCGAGCAGTTCCGCACCTGCATCCGGCGAAATCGCGAGGACGAGCGATGGATTCTGGCGGGACAACATCGAGCCAAGCGGCTCCGGCAGATCGTTGCCGGCGGTGCGATCCTTGATGGCGGGAAGTTTTGCGTAAACCTTATCTCCCGCGGCAAACAGGTATAGCTCCTCACCCGTGGAGCCGAGCGTGATGCCTCCCTCCGCTGTGTGGACGAACTTCTGCGGTGCAGCGAAAAAGGAAGTGAAGTTCATCTTGTCGGCCTGTACCTTGCCCGCTACGTCCATGTCGATCGTCATCGTTCCTGAGGCTTCGAGTGTATGGAGCTTCAGATACGCATCGCGTACCTGCTCGATGACAGCCTTGGCCTCCGGCGTAATCGTCGGACCAGCAGCTTCCGCAGCGCGGAGCGTGCCGGCCAGACTCATCACGAGGAACAAGCTGACGATCGCACACACTGCTGCACGGCGCATCCGAAGGAACAGATTCATGGGGATTCCTGTGTAGGTTGGTGGTTGTAACCGCGGTAATGATAGTCGCCCGGTGTTCGGCACGTATTCACGAAAGGCTGATATTTCCGTCTTGCAACTTTCGGCTTCATAACCGAAACCCATCCACGCTGCGAAACCTCTCGATGGTGTTGTTGCGTGGG encodes the following:
- a CDS encoding redoxin family protein; translated protein: MNLFLRMRRAAVCAIVSLFLVMSLAGTLRAAEAAGPTITPEAKAVIEQVRDAYLKLHTLEASGTMTIDMDVAGKVQADKMNFTSFFAAPQKFVHTAEGGITLGSTGEELYLFAAGDKVYAKLPAIKDRTAGNDLPEPLGSMLSRQNPSLVLAISPDAGAELLDSMVNVEKAPDAVIDGVAYTTLKGVSDAGVLTEVAIDSKTHLLRRVSLDLKKSVEEKGAPNVKKANVVFDYPHTTVDPTLKADQFAWTAPADAREISVGDRSALEGKDAPDFELPSLDGQPVKLSALKGSVVVLDFWATWCPPCRQSLPHLDELNEKMKDKGVKVFAVNSQEEGDTVSKFVKDTKLTTTVLLDEKGITSEPYNLQAIPQTVVIGKDGKVVKVFTGFNPNSSPQQLLRAVNKALEAK